GTTTGCAAAACAGTGAACTTCAAGAGAACTGGTTGTAAAGAAAGTAATTCATGGAAGGGCTAGTGCTAGAGCTACTATTATTACTACTACAATAGCAACAAAAGTTGACTGTGTGGTGTTATCTGGGACAGAGTTATGATGGTTTCCAAATGAGACGAAATGGTTCGTGAAAAGGTAGGGCCCACTTTCTTTTTTGTTCATCTTTAAAATGTGAACCAAAAATGTGGGATCGTTTGAAGGAAACAAACTTTTCGAAATGaagtaagaaaaagtttataaaaaattgaaactagtgaatacgaaaaaaaaaacaaatgaaaacagaaaagacaacttgcgcataggctcacccgatcgtaactcgcACTCTCTAACTCACTCGCTTGTCCCATTCACTCCACAAAAATCATCGGTCATTCCGTCCGCTCTTGTCCATCTAATCTTTCGTCTgcaaatccaccctcattcccattGTCATTTAATCTGGTTTGTTACATCTAAGAtctaattaaaagaaaaatatggcAGATGAATCTAATCATCACGTTGAACCTTTTTTTGCTTGGTATTCTTCAATAGAAAGAGTTAAAACATTTAAGAATTGAGAGATTTTTTTCGGTgcaaaggttacaaaaaaaaatctactaaaaGGCAATTCAATTTATACAATTTCTCTACAATTTAATGTATCGAAAGCTTCAAAAAATCCCagataactttaaaaataataaaaaatggtaTTTTATAGTTGCCCATTTTCATTTCACTGTGGCGATAAATGTTTAATTAGTCTTTGGTCAATTTATGCATAAATATGTAAAGGGACCAGGATCACCATCTAAACAATTACATATGGAAATACTTAACTGTGGTTGTCCATGTGGATGACTATGTATGTGCattgtttaaaatgttatatCCTACATTTTTAAGTCAGCATTATTTGGTTATAATTACTTGtcctattacttattctgtggtataattAAATTCGATCTTTTCACAACGTTTCTGAGTGAGGCGGTTACTCATAGATTAATCATGGTTTCAAATCGATTAAAAACTAATTGAAACTCTTACaagttattaattttgtttcttgGAATCGCAACCCTGGCAATAATCAAATGATATTTTCTAGAGGAAATTTTTGACGATGTACTCCTTGACTATTGACACTTGTTTTATTATTGTACTTTGCGTAAATGGAGACAAAAATGGTAATACTAAAATCGTTATCTAGTTCTGTAGTTTGCTGTAAACTAtggatcttttttttttttatttccactggatggcaaacgagctagtgggtctcctgatggtaagagatcaccaccgcccataaacatctgcaacaccaggggtattgcagatgcgttgccaacctagaggcctaagatgggatacctcaagtgccagtaatttcaccggctgtcttactctccacgccgaaacacaacagtgcaagcactgctgcttcccttcaggattagcgagtcctaccacctgcagcaTCGTATGAAGTTAATAAGTTAACGTAATTTAATATCAATATCAAAAGTTAAACACATCTTAGACAGGCCTAAAATGACAGTAGAATGATTATCCAAGTTTTTGTGATAGTACAACCGgtactaattaatttattgacatACATAGATAATCATTGTAACAGAAAACTATAGTTTATATCATCTGGAATACAAATCAACTGCATCtgcaaaacaataataaaaattgtaatagtAAGATAAACGTTATAgagtttttcattttaaatgtgTTCTAGTTACAggatatttaagtaaatacttaATCATTCTTTGCTTAATCATCCCATTAAGATGGCAAGTACTTTGACGGTGAACTTGACCAGCACTCGAACTTTGCCTACTTACAAATTACGATTGAAgtactaattttataataatcttTCAATACTTCTTTCAGTCGTCCACGAAGATAAACAGGCCTTGAGACAGGATCAATGTAAGTTAGTATGGAGTTTAGCTTACAAAATCTTTTTTGCTATGCATGATAGTTTTTCGTTCGATCACAATCATGTCTGATGGATCTAGGATGGAGCACGCTTGACTTGTCAACTTcttttttatcattaaaaataatacagcaTAATAGTTACAACCTATTCactgtcaaattcaaaatatcgtTCCAGATTTAAAGATAATACTGACCCACTAGGACCTCCGCTTCGCTATTTCTAATTTTACTATTTTCgttgttatttataattttactgaTCTTACCGTGCCACTAAAAGAGATTTATTGTACTAATGCAATCGTGATGCCTGATTtgcaagtcaaataaataaataagtcaaaaatttaaactttcagGATTTTATGCTTTAGGGTAATTTGAGAACAATCATTCCAAGATTTTAGTATATCGGCTATTGGCATTtcattcttttaattttttgattgtCGATGTAAAGAGCTTGTTGTTGTTCTTGTGAAGTTTCTATGTAGGTAGTTATTATAAATTGTCGGTAACCCGGTATCAGCATGTACCTTTAAAAGACAATGAGTAGGTAAGAGATATTTTTTCAtcctttttaataaatttaaacatttaaacCGCGTTCAAGGGTACACTTTTCTGTTCTTTGGAGATAAAATATTCATATGATGATACGATATGTATGATTCTACAATCtctatattgtaattttttctttaattttatactgtagttttaagtattttttatttttaactattaaaaaaaaaaactttcagccaagtttcttgcggcgcattcttcttggcaatgatggtctttccgaaagcgctggtagtttaaaaataacgtgTAAAGATATTTAATGTATACATACATCTAAAATAGGGTTTATGTAGTGGACACATATTAGGCATTCATTATGTAACTTGCTTTTTTCAGCTATTGTCTTCAGAGGATatgaaataagaaaaaagttTAATAGTATCAAACACGACATGAGTTATATACAGCCAAGcgaatttattaatattcaaaaACGCATTGAAGAAAAATTGAACTTCTGTTTAAGCATGAAAGAAATATTtgaaacaacaaaaaaagactTACAAACAACAGACGTAATAACGAAGAGATCCATTCTAACAACCGAAGAATATGTGGAATCCAAAGAAATGCATACTAAAAGACCCACTAAAACTACTGGACAATACTTTGATTCAActgaaaaaacagtttttataacAGAGGGCTATGTAAAAGTTTCAACAACAATGCCTGTTTCAACAAGAGAGGAATATTTTGAAACAACAGAAAAATCAGTTACTGATTATCTAGAAATAACTGAAACACCAAAGGAGACCATGTCAACTATAGTAGACTATCCAGAAGATGTTACTAATTATCCTATACTACCTACAGAAATACCTATAGACACAGCAACAATAACAATGAAGCCGTGGATCCACACTACAAACTCAGTACAATCAGAACCATGGTGGATAACCAGTATAATAAAAACTCGTAGAACGAGATAAACTAGATCAATTATGTTCAGGCACCTCAACTATTACCAGATTTGGATAAAAAGGGCTAGGTCAACAAGGAAATTTTGCGACATGGACCATAAAAGAGTTTTCTCAAacgacatgaaatattgacgttgtgtacaagttacaagtaataggccgggaagtatcgcgctgcagatttcatacaaatttaccGCCCTCGGCCgtcaatgcgaccgtcttttgtttcaacgctcGCTGCGGCACGGCGCGCGCCCGTCGcacgcagccgccgcgccagcagccacacaatacggcgaccagactagcgtcccgccagcttcatttcttgtttttttttattgcttggTAATAAAAAGGCTACTATTATTTCAATGATGATGGTTTGTGCTCACACTCGgtcgtctatatctgcttggccggcaagcccctacttcccggcctctacagtaaggCCGTTAAGAAACGAAGTAGGTAAACAGAGTTTTGACCAAGATTATCTTTTTGAACCCTATGTAGCCAAACCATCATCATTGAAATAATAGTAGCCTTTTTATTAccaagcaataaaaaaaatccaaataagGTGACCCGAGGCTATTGTAGCTgaatattgtatctgagccgtctgatggcgtccttacgacgccatcttcttctcggccattttacgttgtgttcgccagaagaccgtcttcacacaacacacatgagcATGTCGAACATGGcatcgtaaggacgccatcagacggctcagatacaatatccccccagctaccaTAGCCCCGGGTCACTTATACAACTTAATAAACATAtcaaatttaacaatttaaGAACATCATCACTTACTTTACATAAATTGAGtaataaagcattttaaaaaacagtagtgcaaatcctaaaaaaataatgtaaagaaAACAAATTTTCTGAAATGACTAAATAATACAGAATAATGTAGATAATTAAAACagaataaatgaaattttatttttaaaaacacgtAGTGTTTTTGTTGCTGCCTGAATAATATTGTTTTgccttgtgtagtgttgtctattgctgtgttgtgaataaatgtatttctttctttctttcttttaataaattgatattCGAAGAAAAGTTACGATGTCTTTCAACTGTCAAATTTTTACATGATAATTCGTATTACGTATGTAGAAACCTCGGTAGTTATATATAAAAGGTGAAATTAACCAAACTTTGCAGATTTATTCAATGCTATCATATCATAtccacagaaaaaaaataagcatgTTATGTTTCCGCGTTCGATTCCTACTGATCTGCTTGAAGTTAGTGCCAAGCGCAATAGGGTAGGTACAATCgagaaaactgaatcacgtaccaaggTGGGACATTTTCACTATCAATTTCGCTAGGAtatctttggcagatgtatggaacgTCAATTGACATCAATAGGACacaggttccaccctggttgattcagtttctttgactgtaatATTCTGTATAATTATCttctatatgaacgtcttggataaaatggttttatgctcttgttgtacaatctactattatattcgtaattaaaataattaaaatgttacacatttttaaataacattaggGAACAAAAATCTTTAATTCGTAGTAAAAAGTAGATTTTTGTCAAAGCAactgaataaaaaatacttcatCAAGTTTTATGCGAGTCGTCATCATGatctatgtacctatgtaaataaatatttgtcaatttttgCCATTAATTATATACTATGTTTTTCTTGaattccgttaacttcgactgATGACTATGAgtaagttcattgatagaaactattAGCTGGTAAATAACTTTTTAGCAGAATCGAAAACTTACATAATGTATCATATTTTATAATGCTCACAGTCACCGTTAAAGACGAAATTACATGACACAAAAGATAGACCCTAAAAAAATCACTGACACCTTATTTTTCTAAACATATTGTATGAATCAAAAATAAAGGAATTATAATACCCCATACTGGCCCATACGACCTTTAAACAGCAATGAGCATAATTAATTGTTATAATTCTtagttatcttttaaacagtaagaggcCACTAGGGTCTTGGAGATATTGATTCCATTTGACCTAATGAATgttctttaaaaataacggaaatcaaaaataacaagtaTCATAACGAAAGATGATGTAAGTTTTTCTCGTGCAAACTGCAATGCTGATTCAATTTACTGTTTTCATATATACTTCATTGATTTTTCCTTTTGTTCAGTGCAAAATCAATTATCGATTAAAAGCCAAATTAAATTCAACAAGCTATTTCATGTATGTAAGGGCTTTAATCAGATTTTGTTTATAAGAAATTGAAAAACCTGTGCTGTTATTATTTATATGAACAATGCGGGGCttgcttattgttattttgttcaTTCTAAGTTTAAATACTTGTGTTGGAAGGAGAAAAAATGGACATTCCAAGAAATTGGGATTCATTGATGATCTGGGTAGttatctttattgtttttattttaatagtagCAAACAGTATACAATTAGAGATGGGCCattctgttaaaataaaaaattcggtCAAATTTCGTTTAGTAGTTCTAGTAAAATTTAAATCCGAGCAGATAATTATGAAGAAATGTTCAATTTAATTGTTGGAAACACCCTTTATACCCTAAATTTGGTAAATTGCGACAAGTGTActcaattcaagcctcgttTGATTCTTGtagatataacaaaaataactcaAAAAAGAAATGCAAAAAGATGAGctttaaattatgtatcttattagaaacgctgccaagtttagggttaataattaaaaaatcgtTGATGTTTCTCAATGTTTAGTGTGTGAAAATTGTTAaccaaaaactattttttttaaattcaatttacctATTGTGATCAAAATGTAAGTTTGTTtcatttttgttgcatattttactGACATGACAGACATGCTTTCTATTAGGTAATTTCAGTCAAATagaaatagtacaagtagtatCTTTTTTTCTAGTGCCGAATGCTTAAACCGAATACTCGATTTCGGCCTAATGTCGAAATTCGGCTCAAGCTGCCGAAATCGGTTAAACCGAATGTGGACCCATCCCTAGTATACAATGTATTTAGATAGTAGTGTAACATTAGTGCAAACCATAGTCCAACTCAAATGCTTTTTAATACGCTTTTATTAGCTTGCTATCTATGTAACGGAATCCTTGAATGTGATTTCACCTCCTTCAAAACGTCGGAATAATTGAAACTTTGCACACTTACCAATCAAGAACCGATGATACTTTATcaagaactatttttttttacaataaatcgaactaaaaagtgaaaaataattcttatatAGGCAACGAATAATAATGAACGCaaaatattactattattgtgaaaaaaaaaccatgggGCGCTTTGTACTATATTTTTCATATATCGAACACCTCACGCTTTTTCcacaataatgctaatatttttcgttcattattattttctgcctatattaagaattatttttcactttttagttCGATGTGctataaaagcgtgttttttagtttatttaaacgaaatttattaaatataaagtatttattcCTTAAATATGAAGGCCATAGATTGTTCGCCTTAGGCATTTGTCTATGCAAAATTTAAATTGATGAACgttgatattgttttttttttattcaaaaaaatagttaaaaagtgtttaattttttcctcaTCTTATACTGTTACGTCTCTACTATATTATCTGTACTATTTTCAGAAGCCAGAATTAAGGCTATTAAACTGCaaacaaaaacgaaaaaatttaaaaaagattttgCAGTTATAATGATATATATCCAGCTTCAGGCTCGTCTCGAAGGGAAACTGAATTTGTGTatcaatagaaaaaaaaccaaGACCACTTTAACTGAAGAACCAATAACTAGACCTGATCTAACTGCTACCACAGAAGAATATTTTGAACCAACTGAAAAGCCTAGTAAGACAACAGAAGATTATTTTGAACCAACAGAAAGGCCTGATGTGACAACAGAAGAATATTTTGAACCAACAGAAAGACTCCATACAACGGAAGAATATTTTGAACCAACAAAAATGCCTGATGTAACAACGGAAGAATATTTTGAGTCAACAGAAAGGCCTGATGTGACAACAGAAGAATATTTTGAACCGACGGAAAAACCTGGTAAGACAACAGAAGATTATTATGAACCAACAGAAAGGCCTACTATGACTACGGAAGATTATTCAGAAATAACAGATACACCAACGGAGACCTTTTCGACCATAGTAGACTACCCTGAAGATGTTACTAACCACCGTACACTACCTCCAACAGAGGTACAGATGGAAACAATAACAACGACGATGGAGCCATGGATCGACACTACAAGCTCATTACAACCTAAACCGTGGTGGGTTACTTCAAAAACACCCCATAAAACGAAATCAACTTCTACAAGACATACTCATCATCACCGATCATCGACCCGGAGAACAAACAGAACAAAAAAGACGAGGCCTACAAGGAGTATTTCAACTATTTCGAGGCATACTCACTACCATCGGACTTCGACAAGGCGTACTCGTACTAAGCCATCAAGGCGGACATGGACCATCAAAAATTTCACCATGCATAGTAAGAGATGGCGTTAAGAGAAGTATAGTTTCGGTCACACCTCAGTTATAAATAGGCTGACGCAGCGTAAACGCAGTGACGTGACTCATGCATCAAATTGACGCGTACCGACCAAAGCTACAGAACAGTataataagaggaatagaaatgtcatgCGAGCTTGAAAATACGATCCCCCACATGGCTAATTAATAAGTCATAAGTTCGACCGTAATCTACAAAAAACGCGTACTGACAATGGGAGGGGGTATCCTAGTggacatcgacatctatgtatgtatAGATTGCATGTTTCTTAAATCAAAACGGCGCACgaaattagttcacagcgcggatttgtgagcctttcactatag
This portion of the Choristoneura fumiferana chromosome 14, NRCan_CFum_1, whole genome shotgun sequence genome encodes:
- the LOC141434693 gene encoding uncharacterized protein, which encodes MRGLLIVILFILSLNTCVGRRKNGHSKKLGFIDDLEARIKAIKLQTKTKKFKKDFAVIMIYIQLQARLEGKLNLCINRKKTKTTLTEEPITRPDLTATTEEYFEPTEKPSKTTEDYFEPTERPDVTTEEYFEPTERLHTTEEYFEPTKMPDVTTEEYFESTERPDVTTEEYFEPTEKPGKTTEDYYEPTERPTMTTEDYSEITDTPTETFSTIVDYPEDVTNHRTLPPTEVQMETITTTMEPWIDTTSSLQPKPWWVTSKTPHKTKSTSTRHTHHHRSSTRRTNRTKKTRPTRSISTISRHTHYHRTSTRRTRTKPSRRTWTIKNFTMHSKRWR
- the LOC141434692 gene encoding uncharacterized protein, yielding MYSLTIDTCFIIVLCVNGDKNVVHEDKQALRQDQSIVFRGYEIRKKFNSIKHDMSYIQPSEFINIQKRIEEKLNFCLSMKEIFETTKKDLQTTDVITKRSILTTEEYVESKEMHTKRPTKTTGQYFDSTEKTVFITEGYVKVSTTMPVSTREEYFETTEKSVTDYLEITETPKETMSTIVDYPEDVTNYPILPTEIPIDTATITMKPWIHTTNSVQSEPWWITSIIKTRRTR